From Pedobacter aquae:
ATGGTTACAGGCTGTATCTTCTCAATCACAATATTGGTATTTTGTATAGCTTGATAGTGGCCAGCCCATGTGGTGCTACTGATAGAGGTTGTAGGTAAGTTTACAAACTTGTCTACCGCGTCTAAATCTGCACCAGCGTTTACATTTGTAATTTCTGTATTATCAGAACGTAAATCGCCAATGATATGCATAGAAGAATAGTATAAACCAGCATACTGCAAACCTCCATAAGCTGCTGTAAGCGCATTTTTCATGTCGTCTCCAGTCTTATAAAAGTTGTTAGCATTTTGCTGAGCTACTGGTGCTAATTCTAAAAAATCTTTTTTGCAACTACTTGCAGTAAGTAATACAATTACGCCTGCAGTGAATAATGTTTTAATATTTCTCATGTCTATAACTGTATTAGAATCCAAAATTTAATCCAAACATAAAGGTGCGGGCTAAAGGATAACCTCCAGAATCAACACCTGGTACTAAAGGATTAGCACCTTCAAAACTTACCTCTGGGTTATAGCCTTCGTATTTGGTGAAAGTATAAGCGTTTTGGATGGTAAAGCTTAATCTGGCATTAGCAACTTTTAAGGCTTTAAGAGCCGATGCTGGCAAGTTATATCCTAAAGTGATATTTCTGATTCTTAGGAAAGAACCATCTTCTACAAACTGAGAAGTAACGTTATTGATCACAGATGCAACACCTAGCGCACCAAAATTACGATCAATTTGTGGGCTTACGCCATCTCCGCGATCGGTTTCTGATTTCCAACCGTTTGAAGTACTTTTTAACACATTGTAAGAACCAGCGTAGTTACCATAAAATCTTCTAGCTGCATTTAAAACTTCAAAACCTTGTACACCTTGTAAGGTGAAAGCAAAATCGAAGTTTTTATAAGCAAAGCTATTGGTCATACCGTAAGTAAAATCCGGAAACGGGCTACCTAATCTTGTTCTGTCATCAGCAGTGATTTCACCATCGCCATTTACATCGGCAAATTTTAACTGACCAGGTTTAGATAGCTTCACATTAGCTGCATTTTCTACAGCAGGACTGTTAGCTACATCATCAGCATTTTGGTAAATGCCGATAACTTTATAACCAAAGAAAGAACCTGGCTCGGCACCAATTTGTGTAATATGGGTATTACCAGCTGCAAAAGTAGTTTGTCTGTTTAAAATAGCAGAACCATCAGGACCTAAAGCAATTACTTTAATATTATTGGTAGAGAAGTTAAAATCGGTAGTCCATTTAAATTCTTTAACCATATTACGGCTAACCACAGTAAACTCAAAACCTTTATTATTAATCTCGCCAATGTTACGTAAAGCGGTAGAATAGCCTGTTAAAGTAGGTACAGGTACGTTTAACAATAAGTCTGAAGTTGTCTTGTTATAATAATCAAAAGACATAGAGAAACGATTTTGTAATAAACCAAACTCTAAACCAGCATCAAACTGTTTGTTTCTCTCCCAACCTAAAAGACTGTTGGCAATAGTAGTTTGTCTGATACCGTTATTTACAATACCGCCACTTGGGCCAAAAATATAGTTTTCTATACCTGTTAAACCTATAGAACCATAATTGGTAATGAAGTTATTTCCTGTTAAACCATAACTGGCTCTAATTTTTAACTCGCTTAACCAATTTACATCTTTCAAGAAATCTTCTTCAGAAACTCTCCATCCTAAAGATACAGAAGGGAAAGTTCCCCATTTATTATCGCCACCAAAACGCGATGAACCGTCTTGTCTGAAAGTTGCTGTTAATAAATATTTATCATTATAGCTGTAATTTAAACGAGCTATATAAGACAATAATGACCATTCTTGAGGACCAGATGCTGCTCCTACAGTTACTAAACCAGCTGCATTGATAGTTCTTACAGCATCACTAGCATAATTGCTTCCGCTTAAACTCGTTAAATCTGTTCTTTCCTTTTGGATGGTATAACCAGCTAATACATCAAAAGCGTGTTTATCAAATGTTTTCTTATAATTTAAAGTAAATTCTGATAACCAGTTTCTACTATTAGACTCATCATAAGAACCTACCGGAAGTTTAGTTGCATTGGTGTTGTTAGGGTTAATGATAGAAGGATTAAATACATCCTGATCAAAATTTCTAAAATCTGCACCTACTAAAGTTTTAAAATTTAAGTCTTTAGCTAAGTTAACATCAACAAAAGCAGTACCTAGTAATCTTAAGGTATTTTGTTGTTGGAAATATTCTTTAGCAATTTTTACAGGGTTATCAACCTCACTAGTTCCTACACCTTGCCCAGTAATTTGGGTGTAATTTCCGTTTGCATCATAAGGTTTAAGGTGTGGCGCAGCTGTTAAAGCCGATTGGATGATACCACCACCTTGCCAGTTTCCTTCTGCTAAAGTTTGGTTAGAGAAAGTAAATGATGGCGTTAAGTTTGCCCCTACTTTTACTCTTTTATTTAATTGAGATTCTACATTAGCTCTAAATGAATAGCGCTTCAAATCTGAACCTATGATGATACCGTCTTGTGTTAAATAACCTCCAGAAACAAAGAATTTAGTTTTATCATTACCTCCAGAGAAATTTAACTGATAATTGCTCATGGGTGCAGTTCTGAAAATCTCGTTCTGCCAGTTAGTACCTTCGCCTAAAGACTCTGGATCAGAAAATACAGCTGGTAATAAGTACATCACGTTATTTAAACGGGCAGAGTTAGGATCTGACGCAGAACGACCAGGACCTGAATTCACCCAAGCATTATTTCTAGCTTCATTGATAAAATAAGCGTATTCTTTAGCATTTAAAACATCTAAAGTTTTTTCTACTTGTTGTAAACCAGTATTTAAACTAAAATCAATCTTAGAAACGCCACTTTTACCAGATTTTGTAGTGATGATCACCACACCATTAGAACCTCTAGAACCATAAATAGCTGTTGCTGATGCATCCTTTAAAACCTGAATATTATCAATATCCGCCGGGTTAATGGTATTTAAAGGATTATTTCTTTGGTTATAATCATTAGTAACCGGGAAACCATCTACTACATATAAAGGCTCGTTTCCTGCACTTAAAGAACCAGCACCTCTAATTCTTACTGTAGAACCACCACCCGGTGCACCTGTTGCTTGCGTAACTTGTACACCCGCCATTTGTGCCGCCATAGCATTGTCTAAACTTACTACAGGTTGGTCTTTAATTCTCTGTGCATTTATAGAACTGATAGAACCCGTAACATCTTTACGTTGTTGGGTTCCATAACCTACTACCACAACGGTATTTAAATTTTGGCTATCTTCTACCAAGCTTACGCTGATGTTATTTTTACCAGCTACTGCAATTTCTTGTACCACAAAACCTGTATAGGTTATCACAATAACCGCATTATCTGCCAAGCCATTTAAACTAAAATTACCGTTTACATCAGTTTGGGTAACTTTATCAGAACCTTTAACTTTTATGGTAGCACCTGGTAAAGGCTGACCAGATTTATCTGTAACCTTTCCTTTTAAATCAACCGGTAATTTAGGTTGAGGCTTAATTTCAATTTTATTAACTACTATAGTTTTATTATCAATAGAATAGCTAAAAGGTTGTCCTTTAAAACTCTCTTGTAAAGCTTTTTCAAGACTTGCTCCTTTTAAATTTAAGGTAACAGGCTTAGCATTTACCAACTCGTTATATTTATAAAAAAGAAATAGCCACTTTGCTCACCAATGGTAGTAAGTGCTTTTTCTAAAGAAATATTTTTGCCTGTAATACTTATGCTTTGCGAAAAACTTTTTGCGCTAAGCTGTAAACATCCAAGGGTTAATAAGATGACCGTCAGTTTCATAATACGAAACGTTTTCGAAGGGAATAATCCGGATACCTTCCGGATTTTACCGTAAACATTTAATTGCATACTTTTGTAAAGTTTGGGTTAATAGATTAAGTTCCTTCCACAGAATTTTTTAAGGGTTAATCCAAACCGGAATAGCTTTTTATAAAGCTTCCTTAAGACCGGTTGTGTTGGTAGCACATCCGGTTTTTTTGTTGGATTAGATATACAGTACTTATGTCTTCATATCTTATCTTTTTATTAGGTTAAACATTATTTAATTGGTTATGATAATTTTATCACCTTTAATGGTGGTATTTATTTTACTCAGTTGTAAGATTCTTAAAACCTCAGATACGTTTTCACTTCTGTTGATTTTCCCTACAAATAAATCTTCAGATATTTTTCCACGATACTCTACATCAACATTATACCATCTGGAAACTTGTCTCATAATGGTTTGGATATTATCTCTATTAAACTTAAAATATCCGTTTTTCCAGGCTACAGCAGCTTCTTCATCTGCTGTAGATACTTTGAAAACTTTAGCGTTTGCAGCCAGTATAGCTTGCTGACCAGGTTTTAAAATGGTAGAGATATTTTCTTCTTTACCCTCTGTATTGAGTTTATGAATTTTAACACTTCCTTCTAAAAGTGTGGTTTTATCTGCACTTTCATCATCATAAGTATTGATATTGAAATGAGTACCTAATACCTCTATAACTTGATGAGCTGAACTAACTTTGAAAGGCATATTTCTATTTTTAGCAACTTCAAAATAAACCTCACCAGTAATTTCTACTTTACGCTCTGCTCCGGTAAAAACCGTTGGAAATTTGATAGATGAAGATGCGTTTAACCAAACTTTGGTGCCATCGGCTAAGGTTAATTGATATTGCCCGCCACGAGGAGTGCTTATCATATTTAAAGCAGCGTTTTGTGCAGATTGCTTGCTGCGATAAACAATTTGTCCATCTTTTGTTTTTACAATCTCTGCTCCTGCATCTTGCGTGATAAGACCATTCTCTTTATCATTTAAAATGATAGAAGAGCCGTTGGCAAGTGTTAAAACAGCTTTATTACCCCCTGGTGAGATATCTAGCTGGGCAACTTGTTCTTCTGGTTTGCTTGCAAGGTTTGTTGTAGTTTGTTTAGTAAAGAGGTATGAAGCAAAGCCTATAAATAATAAAGCAGCCGCTGCAGCAGCCCATTTCTTTATCCAAATTACTTTGGAAGAGCTTTTACGCTCTTCCGCAGCAATCTGTTCACTCAAACCAACTTTTATAGTGTTTTTTAATTGGGCTTTCGCCTTATCTTCCATCCCGTCTAGCACATTCTCTTCAACCTCAAAAAGGTCATAATAAGCTTCAAGAAAAGCTATTTCTTCTGGTGTAGCTATTCCCTCTCTATATTTACGAAGAATGGTATAAAATTCTTTTTGATCCATCTTTAGTAGACTCAATATTATGAGCCTTTATAAACATGACCGCCGAGGAACGAAAAGTCCCACAGGAAATAAAAAATATTTTAAAAATTTTGTAACAAGAACACCAAATATAAAGGACCTAAAGACTCTCTTAATTGGGCCATACTCTTTCCTAATTGGTTTTGTACAGTTTTTCTGCTGATTTGCAGTTTATCAGCTATTTGTTGTGTAGTTAAATCTTCGTGATAACGCATCCTAAAGATTTCTTGTTGAGACGGAGTTAGAGAATTTATTAAACGTTCATATTTAATTAAAAACTCTTTCCTAAGTATTTCAGCATCAGCTTGGTCTTTAGCAATACCCAGTTGAGCTAAAACTTCAGGAATTGGTGTATATTTTTGTTCCTTTTCTATCCATTTAAAGACATTATTTCTTACAGATGTATGCAAATAAGAAACTAAATTATCTATAGAAAGCTCTTTGCGACGAAGCCATAATTGAAGAAAAATATCTTGGGTAATATCTTTTGCGTAATCTGCATCCTTAAGTCGTTTATAAGCTGCATTATAAATTTGCTCCCAATATTTATCATAAAGCGTATCAAATGCTAGGTTATCATCATCTTCCTGCATTTGCAATAAAAGCAACTTATCTTCCTCTTTATGGCTAATAAACATCTTAAAATGAGATCAGATTTACTCAAATTTATTGAATATTTTTAATAATACAACCCAACTTCATTAAAAGCTTTATTACAAAGGGCAGATTTTAAATTTATTAATTAACCTTTTAAAAACTATTCATCGTTAAGCTTAATCTACTTAACTTGTTCGTTTATCCTCAAAATCGATTTTTTTCTTAGGCTTTAGATAAGTTTAAGATTCTAAAAGCACCTCTGGCTACAATAATAAAAACTATGGCGCCAATAATTAAATCTGGATAAGGAGATTGTGTAAAATAAACCATCAGCGCAGCTAGGATAACACCTATATTAACCACTACATCGTTTGAAGTAAAAATCATACTGGCTTGCATATGTGCTTCTTTACTCCTACTTTTTTGTAAAACATATAAACAAGCTGCATTACCCAATAATGCCAACAAAGAAATTAATATCATGGTATGAACATGAGGTAGGTTTTCTAAACCATAAAAACGTTTAATAACTTCTACAAAGCCCCATATAGCTAATAGTAATTGTAAATAACCACTTGTTTTGGCTATGTTTTTCTTGAAGATGATAGATTTACCAATAGCAAAAAGAGCTAAGCTATAAACTAAACTATCTGCTAACATATCTAAGCTATCGGCCAATAAGCCCATAGAATCTGCTATTAAACCCGCAATAATTTCTATCAGAAATAATGCAAAATTTATCAGAAGTACTATCCAAAGCAGTTTTTTATCTACTTCTTGCGCTAAAGGTAAAACAAGCTCTTCTGCAACTGTAGTTTCTATAAGTGATGTATTAAAATGAAGGCTATCTAGTTGCTGATGAATATCTATGGCATCATCTTCATGATAAACGACCAATTTCCTGTTTGGGATATCAAAATTTAAAGATTTGATAGTAGGAAAACCTTCTAATTTCATTCTGATGATTTGCTCCTCAGAAGGGCAATCCATTTTTTCTATATAGAAGCTTGATTTATTCATCACCAAAAGGGAATTTGTATAAGATTGTCTGAAAAATAAAAAAGTCCTGAACATTGTTCAAGACTTTTAAAATTTAAGCTTCTATGTTTTTTAAACTTTTTTTACATTAACAGCTTGAGGACCTTTTTTGCCATCAGCAATCTCAAATTCTACATCATCATTGTCTGAAATAGCATTTACGCCTCCGATAACATCTTTAAAGTGAACAAAAATGTCTTTTCCATCGCAAATAATGAAGCCAAAACCTTTTTGAGCATTAAACCATTTTACTTTACCCGTTTTCATAATTAATTTAAGTGTTTTAATAATAATCAGACCTAAATTTCTTACTGAAGGGGGTAAAATAATTTAAGAAAGATTGTAATTCTATTTATTTCTTAATCTCTAAAATATAAAATTTATTCTAAAAACAACAGATTTTATAAAAATTACTTGTTGGGCTGTGGTGTTGTTCTTAAGTAAGGTTTAATTTCTTTAAATCCTTTTGGAAACTTAGCCGGAATATCCTCTGTTTTAATAGCTGGCGCAACAACTACATCTTCCCCATCTTTCCAATCTGCTGGAGTAGCAACACTATGGTAAGCGGTTAACTGTAAAGAGTCTATTACCCTTAAAATTTCTTGAAAATTTCTACCTGTTGATGCAGGATAAGAAATAATCAACTTAACGGTTTTATCTGGCGCTATAATAAATAAAGATCTTACTGTAAAAGTTGTGGATGCGTTTGGATGCAACATGCCATAAGCCTCAGAAATGCTTTTATCTTCATCGGCAATGATAGGGAAATTAACTTCCACGCCTTGCGTTTCATTAATATCACTTATCCAACCTTTATGAGATTCTACAGAATCAACACTTAAAGCCATTACTTTTACATTTCTCTTAACAAACTCATCGTTTAAAGCTGCTGTACGACCTAATTCTGTTGTACAAACTGGTGTATAATCTGCCGGATGCGAAAATAAAACACCCCAGCTATCACCTAAATATTCATAAAAATCAATTTCTCCCTCAGAGGTCTTTGCCTTGAAATTTGGAGCTACATCACCTAATCTTAACATAATTTGAAATTTTTAATTCCCTACTAATTTAGTAGACATATTTTTAATAAACAAGAAACCACAATCATGCCATTTATTATATGACATTCAAATTTGATTTCTAAGACCTTAACCTATGCTAAATAATTGCTTTTCTGGCTTAGTAGCTTGTAAACGAGCATCAAAAACGGCACAAACATTACGCAGAAAGCGTTTCCCTGTTTTGGTAACTTTTAAAGATTGTGGCTCTTGAATAATTAAACCATCTTCTACCAGCTCTGGCAATCCTGATAAATTTTCTCTAAAAGCATCGTTTTGTAAATCTTCATCTGTCCAGGTGGTTACACCTTTACACATGATATTTAAAATATGCCTCCTGATTAATAAATCCTCATCATTTAACACATGTCCTTTTACCACAGGTAATTCTCCGGCATTTATCAAATCCAAATACTCTTCTTCGCTTTTTACATTTTGCGCAAAAGCATCCCAAGTATCGCTAATAGAAGAAACACCCAAACCAACCAATAAACGGGTGTATTGGTGTGTATAACCCATAAAATTACGGTGTAACTTTTTACTTTGTGCAGCTACATTTAGGCTATCATAAGCAAAAGCAAAATGATCCATCCCGATATCTAAATAGCCGGCAGCTAAAAGCATTTCTCTACCTTTTTCGTACAATTCTTGTCTTAAATGGGTATCAGGTAAATCGGCCTCGGTAAACTTACGCTGACCAGATTTTACCCAAGGCACATGAGCATAGCTATAAAAGGCTATTCTATCTGGCTTTAAGCCGATAACCTTTTCTACCGTAGCAGTAAGACTATTAACCGTTTGTAATGGTAAGCCATAAATTAAATCGAAATTTATGGAAGTATAACCTATTGCTCTGGCTTGTTTACTTACTATATCTACCTCTTCTACAGATTGTATTCTGTTAATCATGATTTGCACTTGCTCATCAAAATCCTGAATGCCTAGACTTAATCTTTTAAAACCTAAAGCATACAATACTTCAAGGTGAGCTAAAGTGGTATTTGCCGGATGAGCTTCAAAACTAAATTCTGCATCGTCATGAATTAAACAATCTTCTAAAATACCTTTGATTAAAAGCGCTAAGTTTTCAGGAGAGAAAAATGTTGGTGTACCACCGCCCAAGTGTATTTCTTTTAACTGCGGTTGAGCACTAAAAACCGCTTTATATAATTTCCATTCTTTTATAACGGCTTGTAAATAGGGCTCTTCTACCCCATGGTTTTTAGTAATGCGTTTATTACAAGCACAATAAGTACATAAACTTTCGCAATAAGGTAAATGGATATAAACACTTATACCATCTTTATGATTACTAATATCAAAAGATTGCTTCACTTTTTGCAACCATAAAGACTTGTTAAAAGTACTTTCATCCCAAAACGGAACTGTAGGATAACTGGTATACCTTGGTACAGGTACCGTATATTTAGTAATAATATTTTGGGTAAGCATACTATAATTGATGAGGTAGTAATTGTTTTTCTTTGATAGTTTCTTTTTGGCAATTCTTAGCACAAGCACAAGCCTTACCCACACATTTATTTTCTTGCCAAAGGTCTAAGCTTTTAATGGTAAGCTGTGCTATTTCTTGTAAAGCCTCTGTAGTTAAAAAAGCCTGGTGTGGTGTTATCATCACATTTGAAAAAGCTAATAACTGCTGCAATAAACAATCTTTTTCTTTGTCTTGATGATGATTTTCAAAAAATAAACCATGCTCATATTCATAAACATCGGCACCTAAAGCACCAATTTTACCAGATTTTAGGGCTTGTAGAACATCATTAGTATTTAACAACCCTCCTCTTCCGGTATTGATGAGCATTACCCCAGGTTTCATTTTAGCAAGATTCTCTGCGTTAATGATGTGTCTGGTTGCATCATTTAAAGGGACATGTAAAGAAATGATATCTGATTTAGCATAAAGCTCTTCTAAACCAACTTGCTGTATACCTGTATGCTGATATTTTACTTGGTTATAAGCCAAAACTTTACAACCAAAACCATTAAATATTTTTGCTGTGATAAGACCAATCTCGCCTAAACCTATTATACCAACGGTTTTACCGTACAAAGTAAAACCTACTAAACCATCTAACCTAAAATCGAAGTTTTTACTTCTTTGTGTTGATAATAAAATTTTACGATTTAAAGCTAAAACAAGCGTTAACACATGTTCTGCTATGCTATGCGGTGAGTAAGAAGGAATATTGGCTATTTTGATATTGGCTGCCGCAGCGGCTTTTTTATCAATATGATCTGTACCTACAGAGCGTGTGGCAATATATTTAACCCCATAATGAGCCAACTTTTGAATAACAGATGCCGAGACATCATCACTTGTAAAAACTACAACAGCATCTTTACCTTCTGCATAAGATGTAGTTTCATCAGTCAGAGGGTTAGATATTAAAGTAATATCATGCTTTTTTTGATTGGCCTTTGCCAGCAATTCCTTCTCAAAAGACCTCGTACTGTAAACTACAACTTTCATTTGCTTCACTTTATGTAAGCAAAGCTAGCAGCTATAATCCTATTGTAACATGAGTATAGTCAGCAAGAAAAGTGATTAAAATCAATTTTTCATGTTTTTTAATCGGTTCACATCTAAGATGTGTATCTCGCCTCCTTTTTTCTCAATCAGTTTCTCTTCTTTAAAATCACTTAGTGTACGACTAACTGTTTCTGTTGCCATACCAGCCATTGCGGCTAAATCATCTCTAGAAATTTTAAAAATATCTTGGTTTTTATTCACCTCTCTAATACGCATTAAAGTTTCTGCCAAACGCTTTCTTACTGAGTGATAAGCTAATTGAACCAACTGTTCTTCTTTCTGATGGATATGGGCAGAAAGCAGCTGAATAAATTGCATAGCAACCGCTGTATTGTTGTTTAGCAGGGCATTTACTTGGTCTTTATGTAACATACAAATACTGCTATTCTCCATAGCCTCTGCCGTTTCTGTATGCAATTGACTTATCAAAGCATCATGTACACCAAAATATTCATCAGTATGGTAAATTCCTGTTAAAAGTTCTCTACCATCTTCACTTAATTTAACCGTTTTAATTTTACCCTCTAAAACCAAATAAATACCTTGTGCATGGTCTTGGTCGTAATAAATAATCTGACCTTTTTTAACCTGTCTTATTTTCTTTTGCGAGATTAAAGATTTTAAATCTTGCTTATCTTCTACCTGTGAGGCAAAATCTTCTAGATTTTTTAATCCCTTAGTGTAAAACTCTTCTTGTTTTTGCTTTTTATTAAGCCTGCTTTCTATAGCATTTAAAAGCTCCATATCGTCAAAAGGCTTAATCAGGTAATCATCTGCACCCATCTCCATACCTTTGCGCATATCTGCTCTTTCTGCCTTTGCGGTTAAGAAAATAAAAGGAATATTAGCCGTTTCCGGATTTTTATTCAGCAAATACAAAACACCATAACCATCAAGTTCTGGCATCATAATATCGCAAATAATTAAATCTGGAAGGTATTTCTGAGCCTTATCAGCCCCAAGTTTGCCATTAACTGCAGTTTCTACTTCGTAACCAGCCAAACCTAATATTTCAGCCGTTCCTTCTCTAATATCCTCGTTATCTTCTATAATCAGGATTTTCTTTTTCATACTAAAGATTAAAAATCAGGGTAAATTTAGCGCCTTTATTTTCAGAACTCTCAAACTCCACCTCGCCATTCATGAGTTTAATATAACGATTAACAATATTTAATCCTAAGCCAGTACCAGGTATACTCCCTGTATTATTAGCTCTAAAGAAAGGTTCAAATAAATGCTTTTGATCATTCACAGGGATACCAATACCATCATCCTTAATGATAACCATACAGCGTTTTTCATCAAGCTCGGTATTAAACTCTATAAAAGTGTTTTCACCAGAGTATTTAATGGCATTAGCAATCAGGTTGATGATACAATTTTTCAATAATGCAGCATCTAAAGTAACCAAACTACTTTTTCCGGTATGTTGATAAATGATGTTTTGATTTTGCTTGGCTATCAATTGCATTTCTTCGGTAATTTCTTCTGCAAGCTTTACCAAATCAAATGGTGCTGCCTGCGGATTAATTTTACCAGCTTCTAGCCTTTCTAGGGATAAGAAATCATTAAGAATGTTGGTGAGGTTGCCCACACCAACTTTTATTTTACCTACGTGTTTACTAATGTTAGGATTTTGATACTCTTGAGCATATTTTTCTATCAATGATGCCGAGAGCTGTATAGAACTTAAAGGCGTTCTAAACTCATGCGATGCCATAGAAACAAAACGACTTTTCAATTGGTTAAGTTCCTTCTCTTTTTCTAGAGATAAGCTTACTTCTTCTTTAGCATCTTGCAATTGCGAAACAATAGATTGTAAAGCTTCTGTACGCTCTTCAACTAAATGCTCAAGCCTGAATGTATATTTTTTAATTGCTCTTCGGCATCCTTTTCTCTACTTAAATCATGTATAAAGCCGGTATAAACTATCCTGCCTTCATACTGCACCTTACTTACCGCAAGTCTAAATGGAAATTGGCTTTTATCTTTTCTTAAACCTGTAACTTCTCTTCCAATACCAATAATGTGTGCTTCGCCCGTTTGGTTGTAACGATGAATATAACCATCATGCTGAGACCTGTAAGGCTCTGGCATTAACATCGATATATTCTTCCCTACTACTTCACTTACCTGATAACCAAACAGTTCACACGCCGATGGATTTATAGATTCAATTAATCCTTTTATATCTATAGTGATGATACCATCAATGGCATTATTAATAATTGCTTCAAGTAAAGCCTCTTTATCCATTCGGCTAATTTATCTTAAAAGTATTATTAATAAAAATACTAATGAAGATTATTTATATCGCTCATCAAATGCTTTTTCTAAAGCTTCTCTATGGTCTGGATGCGCTATCTCAATTAAAGCTCTTCCTCTTTGTTTCAGGCTTTTTCCGTACAAGTTTACAATTCCATATTCGGTTACTACCCATTGTACGTGTCCTCTGGTAGTTACTACACCTGCACCTTCTTTTAAGAAAGGAACAATTCTGGAAATACCTTTATTAGTGGTTGATGGTAGGGCTATAATAGGCTTACCACCTTGTGATAAAGATGCTCCTCTGATAAAATCCATTTGGCCACCAATACCAGAGAATTGATATGTTCCGATAGAATCTGCACAAACCTGACCTGTTAAATCTAATTCTATAGCACTGTTGATAGCAATTACTTTAGGGTTTTGACGGATTATACTCGTATCATTCACGTAATTAATATTCATTACCCTTACGGATGTATTATCATCAACAAAATCATATAATTTTCTGGTACCCACCATAAAAGAAGTCACGTTTTGCCTCTGTTAAGCTTCTTCATGCTATTATCAATCACACCGCTTTCTATTAAGGGGATGACACCATCAGACAACATTTCTGTATGCAAACCTAAGTTTTTATGGTTCACTAAATTTTTTAAAACTTGATCTGGAATACTTCCAATTCCTAATTGTAAGGTAGAACCATCCTCTATTAAAGACGCCACATTTTTACCAATTTGTACCACCACATCGCTAGCTTTGGCAGAATAATCTACCTCAGGAAGCTCTGCCTTTTGCCAAACCAAAGCATTTATTTTATTGACATGGATAAATCCGTCTCCGTGTGTTCTTGGCATAAAAGGATTAACCTGAGCGATGACATATTTTGCATTTTCTATAGCCGCCCTAGCAATATCTACCGATGTACCTAAAGAACAATAACCATGTTTATCTGGTACTGATACATGAATTATAGCTACATCAATAGGTAAATAGTTTTCGTTAAAAAGAATAGGAATCTCACTTAAAAATACAGGCACATAATCTCCAAATTGGCTATTTGCTACCGATCTAGAATTTGCCGATACAAATAGAGAATTAAAGAAGA
This genomic window contains:
- a CDS encoding acetyl-CoA hydrolase/transferase family protein yields the protein MDVNYISAAEAVKAIKSGDRVFLHGSAATPVHIIKALQHRYEELKNVELVSITTLGDVNFNDEKYRESFFFNSLFVSANSRSVANSQFGDYVPVFLSEIPILFNENYLPIDVAIIHVSVPDKHGYCSLGTSVDIARAAIENAKYVIAQVNPFMPRTHGDGFIHVNKINALVWQKAELPEVDYSAKASDVVVQIGKNVASLIEDGSTLQLGIGSIPDQVLKNLVNHKNLGLHTEMLSDGVIPLIESGVIDNSMKKLNRGKT